GTACTTTTTCAGTTGCCCGGAGAAGTTCTCCATCTGCGGGAACCACTTTTTCAGCATGGAGAGGGCTTCCTCTTTTTTCTTTCCGGCGTTCAGCGGGTTAATGCCGTCAAGGGCGGCTTCAATGGCTCTTGCCTGCCGGGAGAGGGAAACCGCCTGTTTGAAAATCCGGGTGGGGATATGCTTCCGGCCTGTCTTGCTGGCACTTTCCCCACGCTCCAAGTCGGGATATTTCTCCACCATATAGGCGTGAAAATCGTCCTGCCACTTCGTCAGGTTTGCCCGGTTGCCGATAATCTCCTTAGCGCACAGGCGGTTGTCCTTTGTCAGCGGAACAAAGGTCAAATGCAGGTGGGGCGTTTTCTCGTCCATGTGTACCACCGCCGACACGATATTTTCCCGTCCTACCCGGCCAATGAGGAAATCTGCCGCCCTTTGGAAGAACGCCTGTATCTCTTTTGGGGATTTCCCCTTGAAGAACTCCGGGCTGGCGGTTATCAGCGTATCGACAAACCGTGTGCTGTCTTTCCTCGTCCGGCATCCAGCCTGCTCGATACGGCTCTGAATGAAGTGGTAATAGCGTCCCTCCGGCTTGACGATATGGAAGTTGTATTTACTCCGGCTTGTGTCAATGTCGGGGTTGCTGGCGTATTGTTCTTTCTGTCTTTCGTGATGGGCTTCCAGCGGCCTTGCCGGGTTGCCCTTGTGCTTCTCAAACCGCAAAATTGCGTGTTGTGCCATTCTGCTCCTTTCCCCATTCCTTTCCTATCCGGGGTTTTCCACAGGGAAAATCCCGCCGGAATTATCTCTGATACGATAGGAATGGAATGGATATAAATAAATCATTTTAATCTTTGTATTTCTATATACCGTCCGGTTTTCGTACTTCAAGAGGGGCGGTTTCCGTACTTCATGGGTACGGTTTTCAGTCCTCCGGCGTACCAGAACGGGATTTCTTGAAGTCAGTGTTTGGAACCGCTTCATAGGATTTTGGGAAAATGCGGTTGGGTTTTCCACAGCCCTGCTTCTGGATTTCCACCAGTCCGGCG
The window above is part of the Lachnoclostridium edouardi genome. Proteins encoded here:
- the mobV gene encoding MobV family relaxase, whose protein sequence is MAQHAILRFEKHKGNPARPLEAHHERQKEQYASNPDIDTSRSKYNFHIVKPEGRYYHFIQSRIEQAGCRTRKDSTRFVDTLITASPEFFKGKSPKEIQAFFQRAADFLIGRVGRENIVSAVVHMDEKTPHLHLTFVPLTKDNRLCAKEIIGNRANLTKWQDDFHAYMVEKYPDLERGESASKTGRKHIPTRIFKQAVSLSRQARAIEAALDGINPLNAGKKKEEALSMLKKWFPQMENFSGQLKKYKVTINDLLAENEKLEARAKASEKGKMKDTMERAKLKSELDNLQRLVDRIPPDILAELKRQQRHTVKER